The Gemmatimonadota bacterium genome contains a region encoding:
- the tig gene encoding trigger factor translates to MSITYETKKAEGAERLISVVIPTDVVDKAHQDSARKLAGKVSIPGFRPGKAPTGMVLKRFGDTIKAEALDALVQQAYREVMERENLKVAAQPHVHDLRAEDGQPVTFELHLEVRPELTLARTSGFKVTRTERVVTDEQVAEQIEQVREQRANWVPQEAKPLEGDLVTVVLATAEEDGTIPEGKEYKIVLGAGHAIPGIEELITELAPGGTSERAVRWPDDFPDEAQRGKAKMVRVTLNDVKRKALPDLDDAFAAEVGDFDSIGAFRDAVRKDMVEAAEREADSDVRAKLLDELMAANPFDVPAAWVNQLIDGYANAYQIPEGEKERFAGQFRPTAERQVKRDLIVETLAETEKLTATEADVDDKVTELAVKRGQNPGQVYAALQKAGRLTELERGITEDRVFKWLFERNTIE, encoded by the coding sequence ATGAGTATTACGTACGAAACCAAGAAGGCCGAGGGCGCCGAGCGACTGATTTCAGTGGTCATCCCCACTGATGTCGTGGACAAGGCGCACCAGGACTCCGCGCGCAAACTGGCGGGCAAGGTCTCCATTCCCGGGTTCCGGCCCGGCAAGGCGCCGACCGGCATGGTCCTCAAGCGGTTCGGTGACACCATCAAGGCCGAGGCGCTCGACGCGCTGGTACAACAGGCGTACCGCGAGGTCATGGAGCGGGAGAACCTCAAGGTCGCCGCGCAGCCCCATGTACACGATCTGCGGGCCGAAGATGGACAGCCGGTGACGTTCGAACTTCACCTCGAAGTGCGGCCCGAGCTCACCCTCGCGCGCACTTCCGGCTTCAAGGTCACCCGCACTGAACGGGTCGTCACCGACGAGCAGGTGGCCGAACAGATCGAACAGGTCCGGGAACAGCGCGCCAATTGGGTGCCCCAGGAGGCCAAGCCCCTGGAAGGCGACCTGGTGACCGTGGTCCTCGCCACCGCCGAGGAAGACGGGACCATCCCGGAGGGCAAGGAGTACAAGATCGTCCTCGGTGCCGGTCACGCCATTCCGGGGATCGAGGAGCTGATCACCGAGCTCGCGCCCGGGGGAACCTCGGAACGGGCCGTCCGCTGGCCGGACGACTTCCCGGACGAAGCCCAGCGAGGCAAGGCGAAGATGGTCCGGGTGACCTTGAATGATGTCAAGCGCAAGGCTTTGCCCGACCTGGACGACGCTTTCGCCGCGGAAGTCGGTGATTTTGACTCGATCGGAGCATTTCGGGACGCTGTCCGGAAGGACATGGTCGAGGCGGCAGAACGGGAAGCCGACTCCGATGTCCGGGCGAAGCTGCTGGACGAGCTGATGGCCGCCAATCCGTTCGACGTCCCCGCGGCCTGGGTGAACCAGCTGATCGACGGGTACGCCAACGCGTACCAGATCCCCGAGGGTGAGAAGGAACGTTTTGCCGGGCAGTTCCGCCCCACGGCCGAGCGTCAGGTAAAGCGGGATCTAATCGTGGAGACTCTGGCCGAAACTGAGAAGCTGACAGCCACCGAGGCCGACGTCGACGACAAGGTCACGGAGCTTGCAGTAAAGCGGGGACAGAACCCTGGGCAGGTCTATGCCGCCTTGCAGAAGGCGGGACGGCTCACGGAACTGGAGCGGGGTATTACCGAGGACCGGGTTTTCAAGTGGCTCTTTGAACGCAACACCATCGAGTAG
- a CDS encoding phytoene desaturase: MKIVVVGAGFGGLAAAIRLRAQGHDVTIVEALEQPGGRARVFRQDGYTFDAGPTIITAPWLVHDLFALGGRATADYVTLVPLDPYYNVRFEDGSVFRYNGKPDDIMAQVRAFNPADVAGYERFSRATVDIFRAGFGLIDTPFLKVRDMLRVAPDLIRLQSYRSVAGFVNQFIRDERLRQVFSFHPLLVGGNPFQTTSIYALIHHLEKEWGVWFAMGGTGALVRGLARLFEDMGGLLRCHAPVARIEVDPRQRRATGVRLASGEVVPADAVVSNGDVANTYLHLVDPAVRPRNTDRRITRRRYSMSLFVLYFGTNRRYDDIAHHEILMGPRYRGLLDDIFTKKRLAGDFSLYLHRPSATDPSLAPPDGDCWYVLSPVPHLGGDVNWDVEGPRYRDAIVRYLEARYLPGLSRHIVTERMVTPPYFRDDLRSHLGSAFSVEPILTQSAWFRPHNVSEDIPNLYFAGAGTHPGAGLPGVLSSGKIVADLIAQAHGR, translated from the coding sequence ATGAAGATCGTCGTTGTTGGCGCCGGCTTTGGCGGCCTCGCCGCAGCTATTCGCCTCCGCGCCCAGGGACATGACGTCACCATCGTCGAGGCGCTGGAGCAACCTGGCGGTCGGGCCAGGGTCTTCCGGCAGGACGGCTACACCTTCGACGCCGGCCCGACCATCATCACGGCCCCCTGGCTGGTGCACGATCTCTTCGCGTTAGGCGGCCGAGCCACGGCCGACTACGTCACGCTCGTCCCCCTCGATCCGTACTACAACGTGCGGTTCGAGGATGGGTCGGTCTTTCGCTACAACGGAAAGCCGGACGACATCATGGCACAGGTGCGCGCGTTCAACCCGGCCGACGTCGCCGGGTATGAACGGTTCTCACGTGCGACCGTCGACATCTTCCGCGCCGGCTTTGGCCTGATCGACACGCCGTTCCTGAAGGTCCGTGACATGCTGCGTGTCGCCCCGGACCTCATCCGCCTCCAGTCCTACCGATCCGTCGCCGGCTTCGTCAACCAGTTCATTCGCGACGAGCGCCTGCGCCAGGTGTTTTCGTTCCACCCCCTGCTCGTCGGGGGGAACCCGTTCCAGACGACGTCGATCTACGCCCTCATTCATCACCTCGAGAAGGAATGGGGGGTGTGGTTCGCGATGGGAGGGACCGGCGCGTTGGTCCGTGGACTTGCGCGCTTGTTCGAGGACATGGGAGGCCTCCTCCGCTGCCATGCGCCGGTGGCGCGAATCGAGGTGGACCCCAGGCAACGGCGCGCTACCGGGGTGCGCCTGGCCTCGGGGGAAGTCGTTCCGGCCGACGCTGTGGTCTCGAACGGCGACGTCGCGAACACCTACCTGCACCTTGTCGACCCTGCGGTGCGGCCGCGGAACACCGACCGACGGATCACGCGGCGGCGTTACTCGATGTCGCTCTTCGTCCTGTACTTCGGCACCAACCGGCGGTACGACGACATCGCCCACCATGAGATCCTGATGGGACCGAGGTACCGTGGGCTGCTCGACGACATCTTCACGAAGAAGCGGCTCGCCGGCGATTTCTCCCTGTACCTGCACCGCCCGTCGGCCACCGACCCTTCACTGGCCCCCCCCGACGGGGACTGCTGGTATGTGCTGTCGCCCGTGCCCCACCTCGGGGGAGACGTCAACTGGGACGTGGAGGGACCACGGTATCGCGACGCGATCGTCCGATACCTCGAAGCGCGGTATCTCCCGGGCCTGTCCCGGCACATCGTCACCGAGCGGATGGTCACACCGCCGTACTTCCGCGACGACCTCCGGAGTCACCTGGGGAGCGCCTTCTCCGTGGAGCCGATCCTGACGCAGTCGGCCTGGTTCCGGCCGCACAACGTCAGCGAGGATATTCCCAACCTTTACTTTGCGGGTGCCGGCACGCACCCCGGTGCCGGACTTCCCGGGGTGCTCTCGTCAGGCAAGATCGTCGCGGACCTTATCGCCCAGGCACACGGTCGGTAG
- a CDS encoding carotenoid biosynthesis protein — protein sequence MERTRFDRFATMALLGHLGLIAFSSLAMVTVLNGPPGPWLAEEPNATIMRLAWKFSGPTYVVLGALAALMHATGRLGLGRALVIFTLGSLVSLGSELAGTGTGFPFGEYQYTPLLGYRILGLVPFPIPISWFYMIYGCLAICGRLMAAAPDNATKWRWAAVAGLILVAWDVSMDPAMVKTTHWIWGSGQQFRDMGFPDWLVAFFSRDIFYGMPLSNWFGWYLTGTVIARLMLAVVPPAEWTAHVSPSATPIWIYATNGIMPVVLCLRDGLWWAAGLGTIAMAVPVWLALRAPRTQPAPALRVHPA from the coding sequence ATGGAACGGACTCGTTTCGACCGATTCGCGACCATGGCCCTGCTGGGCCACCTCGGCCTGATCGCGTTCTCCTCGCTCGCGATGGTCACGGTGCTGAACGGTCCACCGGGTCCGTGGCTCGCCGAAGAGCCTAACGCGACCATCATGCGCCTGGCCTGGAAGTTTTCCGGACCCACGTACGTGGTGCTCGGCGCCCTGGCCGCACTCATGCACGCGACTGGCCGACTCGGCCTGGGGCGCGCCCTCGTCATTTTCACGCTGGGGAGCCTTGTCTCCCTCGGCTCCGAGCTCGCTGGGACGGGCACCGGCTTTCCGTTCGGGGAGTACCAGTACACGCCGCTGCTCGGCTACCGCATCCTGGGACTGGTGCCGTTCCCCATCCCCATCTCGTGGTTCTATATGATCTACGGGTGCCTGGCGATCTGCGGGCGCCTCATGGCAGCGGCGCCCGACAACGCGACGAAATGGCGGTGGGCGGCCGTCGCCGGGTTGATCCTCGTCGCCTGGGACGTCTCGATGGACCCGGCGATGGTGAAGACCACGCACTGGATCTGGGGGAGCGGCCAGCAGTTCCGGGACATGGGCTTCCCTGACTGGCTCGTCGCCTTCTTCTCCCGCGACATCTTCTATGGGATGCCGCTCTCCAACTGGTTCGGGTGGTACCTGACGGGCACCGTCATCGCGCGCCTCATGCTCGCCGTGGTACCGCCTGCGGAGTGGACGGCGCACGTCAGCCCCAGTGCCACCCCCATCTGGATCTACGCCACCAACGGCATCATGCCGGTGGTGCTCTGCCTGCGCGATGGACTCTGGTGGGCCGCCGGCCTCGGAACGATCGCGATGGCCGTTCCGGTGTGGTTGGCCCTCCGGGCACCGCGCACGCAGCCGGCCCCCGCCCTTCGCGTCCATCCGGCATAG
- a CDS encoding phytoene/squalene synthase family protein, which translates to MPIADAQQCEKLTRRHARTFAVASYLLPAEKRRGTFALYAFCRVADDIVDSQEGMADRGAAGAALQRMRAELEAALAGNGHNAVFRELSWTVRTFGVPDAPLRELLDGVATDLTHARWDTWDELRSYSEGVAGCVGEMCASVMGIQGAREIAIRRARDLGVAMQLTNILRDIGEDAARGRVYLPADELAQHGFTADDVLDGSALHRAGWRAFMRAQVARAREWYGRATPGILHLAPDAQRCATACAVGYERILDVIERNGYDSFTRRARLGWGERALVLGKCLLSTPHTHAA; encoded by the coding sequence ATGCCGATCGCCGACGCGCAACAGTGTGAAAAGCTGACCAGGCGACACGCCCGGACCTTCGCCGTCGCCAGCTACCTCCTCCCCGCGGAAAAGCGGCGGGGGACCTTCGCCCTGTACGCGTTCTGTCGGGTGGCGGACGATATCGTCGACTCCCAGGAGGGGATGGCCGACCGGGGGGCCGCCGGTGCCGCACTCCAACGGATGCGCGCCGAGCTGGAGGCTGCACTCGCGGGCAACGGGCACAACGCCGTCTTTCGAGAGCTGTCGTGGACGGTCCGGACCTTCGGCGTCCCGGATGCCCCGCTCCGCGAACTGCTCGACGGCGTCGCGACCGACCTGACACACGCCCGCTGGGACACGTGGGACGAGCTGCGGAGCTACAGCGAAGGGGTGGCCGGCTGCGTCGGAGAGATGTGCGCGTCGGTCATGGGGATCCAGGGGGCCCGGGAGATTGCGATCCGCCGGGCCCGAGACCTGGGCGTCGCCATGCAGCTCACGAATATCCTCCGAGACATCGGTGAGGACGCGGCCCGCGGCCGCGTCTACCTGCCGGCGGACGAGCTGGCGCAGCATGGCTTCACCGCAGACGATGTCCTGGACGGCTCAGCGCTCCACCGCGCCGGGTGGCGCGCGTTCATGCGTGCCCAGGTGGCCCGAGCCCGCGAATGGTATGGGCGCGCCACGCCCGGCATCCTCCACCTGGCCCCGGATGCCCAGCGCTGCGCCACCGCGTGCGCCGTGGGTTATGAGCGCATTCTCGACGTGATCGAGCGCAATGGATATGACTCGTTCACCCGGCGCGCGCGCCTTGGCTGGGGCGAACGGGCCCTGGTACTCGGGAAGTGCCTGCTGTCCACCCCGCACACCCACGCCGCGTGA
- a CDS encoding SusC/RagA family TonB-linked outer membrane protein, with translation MAAALLAPLAVGAQATGIIDGRVMDQSTGRPVESAQVSIEGTTIGALTNAQGAFRITGVPARQVTVRVRALGYAPTSRQVTVAAGETQRIEFTVNTSAIQLDQVVVTGSGQQTEVKRLGNTVAVITVPQNAPINDVSALLTAREPGLSAVTAGGLAGEGARIRIRGNASLTQSNEPIVFVDGVRINNGGSFGIGTGGGGSPSRLDDIDPNTIERIEVLKGAAAATLYGTEASNGVIQIFTKNGSSGAPKWQLNMEGITSSFVDRVAPNSFYAKTQADADRLATFWNMPGLQPFQVREVPIFKDYFTETGTGGSGSLSVNGGSTGLTYFASGRLYQEDGPFGGSDYGPARDFVRRIATTGKIQLVPFSNLRLGFNNNYYNTQNEVPENNNNIYGVNSLAYMARPEVANCNLSSYVAPGKCSGAGNPFGNQAFMTAREAMNQVNSNAVSRYLGVVDADYRLAEGANWTTAVGFDYTSQRDFGFSPFGYNVDLFTSQTVDGARTTFNGERRLLTLDSKLAYNKDIFGLSTQNVVGLQVFNDRIVNRSGSSQSFPGPGIEVVGAGGTAITTGEGFATTINGGYFGQTQVGWKDLVFVTAGGRYDFSSAFGAEAPGVFYPKASVSFIPSDMSGWGSPLGINTFRVRAAWGQSGRQPGAFDRFTTFGPLVSELGAGLAPSQLGNQNLEPEVATEIEGGFELGMLDNRVALEFSYWDRTVNDGLVSRQFATSGGFRQPQLTNIGTIDANGYEVNLRGNVYRSAKSQIDLFANAAYLKQTLTSLGGAPALKVGYFRYRGFMREGDPLGSLYAPRLAVACNGSPKNNKAGKPIACLSADQYAIDFNGRGSAATRAELLQYFSQPRDLQTSAVQNALKPFLADYDGNGNPLEQFVGDVIPDWSGAFGGSMSLGRAWRFQTLFEYRTGFKVQNLTDGFRGSQHASIGSNRKAFDEIEATMNNPASTPEQRLEAANLYITKHRRLLEPGLHQAEDGDFVRLREIALTYNLPTGLLGRFGANGGNVTLSGRNLWLATKYSGLDPESNENGRGSTGALTDNFLVSTDGFGLPLQRRVSLIVNLNF, from the coding sequence TTGGCAGCAGCGCTTTTGGCGCCGCTGGCAGTCGGGGCCCAGGCCACCGGGATCATCGATGGACGGGTCATGGACCAGTCCACCGGGCGCCCGGTTGAGTCTGCACAGGTCAGCATCGAGGGGACGACGATCGGCGCCCTCACCAACGCGCAGGGCGCCTTCCGCATCACGGGAGTCCCGGCACGCCAGGTGACGGTCCGCGTCCGCGCCCTCGGCTACGCTCCCACCTCGCGGCAGGTGACGGTCGCGGCTGGTGAGACGCAGCGCATCGAGTTCACGGTCAACACGTCGGCGATCCAGCTGGACCAGGTCGTCGTGACGGGTTCCGGCCAGCAGACCGAGGTGAAGCGACTTGGCAATACCGTCGCGGTGATCACGGTCCCCCAGAACGCCCCGATCAACGACGTCTCGGCGCTCCTGACGGCGCGCGAGCCGGGGTTGAGCGCGGTGACCGCCGGTGGATTGGCTGGTGAAGGCGCGCGTATCCGCATTCGCGGCAACGCGTCGCTGACGCAGTCGAACGAGCCGATCGTCTTTGTCGACGGCGTCCGCATCAACAACGGCGGCAGCTTCGGCATCGGGACGGGTGGCGGTGGTTCGCCGTCGCGTCTGGACGACATCGACCCGAACACGATCGAGCGGATCGAAGTGCTGAAGGGTGCCGCTGCGGCGACCCTGTATGGCACCGAAGCGTCGAACGGCGTGATCCAGATCTTCACGAAGAACGGCTCCAGCGGCGCGCCCAAGTGGCAGCTGAACATGGAGGGGATCACTTCGAGCTTTGTGGATCGCGTGGCGCCGAACTCGTTCTACGCCAAGACGCAGGCTGATGCCGATCGTCTCGCGACGTTCTGGAACATGCCGGGCCTCCAGCCGTTCCAGGTCCGTGAGGTGCCGATTTTCAAGGATTACTTCACGGAAACGGGAACGGGCGGTTCCGGCTCGTTGTCGGTGAACGGCGGGTCGACCGGACTGACCTACTTCGCCAGCGGCCGCCTGTACCAGGAAGACGGTCCGTTCGGCGGCAGCGACTACGGCCCGGCGCGGGACTTCGTCCGCCGCATTGCGACGACGGGGAAGATTCAGCTGGTGCCGTTCTCGAACCTGCGCCTCGGGTTCAACAACAACTACTACAACACGCAGAACGAGGTCCCCGAGAACAACAACAACATCTACGGGGTGAACTCGCTGGCGTACATGGCGCGTCCGGAAGTCGCGAACTGCAACCTCTCGAGCTACGTCGCGCCCGGTAAGTGCTCCGGCGCGGGCAACCCGTTCGGGAACCAGGCGTTCATGACGGCCCGTGAGGCGATGAACCAGGTCAACAGCAATGCCGTCTCGCGTTACCTCGGCGTCGTGGATGCCGACTATCGCCTGGCGGAAGGCGCCAACTGGACGACCGCCGTCGGCTTCGACTACACCTCGCAGCGCGACTTCGGCTTCTCGCCGTTTGGCTACAACGTCGACCTGTTCACGTCACAGACGGTGGACGGCGCGCGCACGACCTTCAACGGCGAGCGTCGCCTCCTGACCCTCGACTCGAAGCTCGCGTACAACAAGGACATCTTCGGGCTTTCGACGCAGAACGTCGTCGGCCTCCAGGTGTTCAACGATCGTATCGTCAACCGCTCCGGGTCGTCCCAATCCTTTCCGGGCCCGGGCATCGAAGTCGTGGGTGCCGGTGGTACGGCGATCACCACGGGTGAAGGGTTCGCCACCACGATTAACGGCGGGTACTTCGGCCAGACGCAGGTTGGCTGGAAGGACCTCGTCTTCGTGACCGCCGGTGGTCGTTATGACTTCTCGTCGGCCTTCGGCGCCGAGGCGCCTGGCGTCTTCTATCCGAAGGCGTCGGTCTCGTTCATTCCGTCGGACATGTCGGGCTGGGGATCGCCGCTCGGGATCAACACCTTCCGTGTGCGCGCGGCATGGGGTCAGTCGGGGCGTCAGCCAGGCGCGTTCGACCGCTTCACGACGTTTGGTCCGCTCGTCTCCGAGCTGGGCGCTGGCCTTGCGCCGAGCCAGCTGGGTAACCAGAACCTCGAGCCGGAAGTTGCCACCGAGATCGAGGGTGGGTTCGAGCTCGGGATGCTGGATAACCGAGTCGCCCTGGAGTTCTCATACTGGGATCGGACCGTCAACGATGGCCTGGTCTCCCGTCAGTTCGCCACGTCGGGCGGTTTCCGCCAGCCGCAGCTGACGAACATCGGCACGATCGACGCCAACGGCTACGAGGTCAACCTCCGCGGCAACGTGTATCGCTCCGCGAAGTCGCAGATCGATCTCTTCGCCAACGCGGCGTACCTCAAGCAGACGCTGACGTCGCTCGGCGGCGCTCCGGCCCTCAAGGTCGGGTACTTCCGCTATCGCGGCTTTATGCGCGAAGGGGACCCGCTGGGTTCGTTGTACGCCCCGCGGCTTGCGGTCGCGTGCAACGGGTCGCCGAAGAACAACAAGGCTGGCAAGCCGATCGCGTGTCTGTCGGCCGACCAGTATGCGATTGACTTCAATGGACGTGGTTCTGCCGCGACCCGCGCCGAACTGTTGCAGTACTTCTCGCAGCCGCGTGACCTGCAGACCTCCGCGGTCCAGAACGCGCTCAAGCCGTTCCTGGCGGACTACGACGGCAACGGCAACCCGCTCGAGCAGTTCGTTGGCGACGTGATCCCGGATTGGTCCGGTGCGTTCGGTGGCTCCATGAGCCTCGGTCGTGCCTGGCGCTTCCAGACGCTCTTCGAGTACCGCACCGGCTTCAAGGTCCAGAACCTGACCGACGGCTTCCGCGGCTCGCAGCACGCGTCGATCGGTTCCAACCGCAAGGCGTTCGATGAAATCGAGGCGACGATGAACAACCCCGCTTCGACGCCGGAGCAGCGTCTCGAGGCGGCGAACCTGTACATCACGAAGCACCGCCGCCTGCTCGAGCCGGGTCTCCACCAGGCCGAGGACGGCGACTTTGTCCGCCTTCGCGAGATCGCGTTGACCTACAACCTCCCGACGGGCCTCCTGGGCCGGTTTGGGGCGAACGGCGGCAACGTGACCCTCTCGGGCCGTAACCTGTGGTTGGCCACGAAGTACTCGGGCCTCGATCCGGAATCCAACGAGAACGGACGTGGTTCCACCGGCGCCCTCACGGACAACTTCCTCGTGAGCACGGATGGCTTCGGCCTCCCGCTGCAGCGCCGCGTGTCGCTCATCGTCAATCTCAACTTCTAA